The following are from one region of the Bremerella sp. JC817 genome:
- a CDS encoding c-type cytochrome gives MYRLPKYFFVLVSIALTSHGSLFAAEPLAVPDDYPAGPLGEVVRLGQQLVHETKDHPLSKPFVSNQLNCTSCHLEDGQDPQAGSFIGTASAYPAWSPREKRVITLEDRVLNCFMRSQNGVRPPNGSQVSVAISAYITWLSSGTPIAMNPKKPLGPKHVPPVDLSEIETSTERGKLLYKAQCLDCHGQAGEGTADGPPVWGPQSFNDGAGLSRNDKLASWLKVGMPLGDPSLSVQEAADLAAYINSHERPHFKLEEHLPAHDKRGEYNAEP, from the coding sequence ATGTATCGCCTGCCTAAATATTTCTTCGTCCTTGTCTCGATCGCGCTTACAAGTCACGGTTCGCTCTTTGCCGCCGAGCCGCTTGCCGTGCCCGACGACTACCCGGCCGGGCCGCTGGGGGAAGTCGTTCGCCTGGGACAGCAACTGGTTCACGAGACCAAAGATCATCCACTTTCGAAGCCATTTGTCAGTAACCAACTCAACTGCACCTCGTGCCATTTAGAAGATGGCCAAGATCCTCAGGCCGGCAGTTTCATTGGCACGGCCTCGGCGTACCCAGCCTGGTCGCCACGGGAGAAGCGTGTCATCACGCTGGAAGATCGAGTTCTGAACTGCTTCATGCGCAGCCAGAACGGCGTGCGGCCTCCGAACGGAAGTCAGGTCTCGGTAGCGATCAGTGCGTACATCACCTGGCTCTCTAGCGGAACGCCGATCGCAATGAATCCCAAGAAGCCACTGGGGCCAAAGCATGTTCCGCCGGTCGATTTAAGCGAGATCGAAACGAGTACTGAGCGTGGCAAACTTCTGTACAAAGCCCAATGCCTTGATTGCCATGGTCAAGCGGGCGAAGGGACCGCCGACGGACCTCCGGTCTGGGGACCACAATCGTTCAACGACGGAGCCGGGCTGAGTCGAAACGACAAGCTGGCGTCGTGGTTGAAAGTAGGCATGCCGCTCGGCGATCCGTCGCTCAGCGTGCAAGAGGCCGCCGATCTCGCGGCGTACATTAACAGCCACGAGCGACCTCACTTCAAGCTGGAAGAACATCTGCCGGCGCATGACAAGCGAGGCGAGTACAACGCCGAGCCGTAG